A window of SAR324 cluster bacterium genomic DNA:
CTACAAACTATTCAAAAGGATGGGAAGTGCTGTAGCAGGAGAGTTGAGATTAAATCCTTGAATTCTGTTGCAGAAGAAGAGAATCCTCCGTAGGATTCAGCATCCCCGAAGCTGGGGGAAAGATCAGTAAAGGTGAGCAATGGACGCGAAACCTAAAAATGCCAGGAGGTGTGATGATGCAGCGAGTCCGATTTTCAGTTTCACTCAGTTTGCTGGGCCTGCTTGCCGTGGTGAGTGGATGTTCCGAAATGAGCCGAGTGGACCTCACAAAAAACAGCCCAGGAGAACCAACCGTCCTGGAGGGTGCTTGGGCAAGTGTCTGCTACCCCGTGGAGTTGGAAGGCACCACGTATTCTGCAAGGGAAACCGTTGTCTTTAGGGGTAACTCCGCCAATTCTGTAGTTAGAAAGTACGAGGAGTTGGCTGACTGCAGTGGGGAAGGGATGGAAGACGTTCAAAAAACCTCAGGATCGTTCAGCATCTTGGAGGAGCAGATCAACGTGGAAGGAAAAGATCTGATTGAGGTAGAATCCACGTTTACCCGCTCGCTCTCACCTGACTCTGAATCCATTGGGATCACCTACGCAACCCGACGATACTTCCACGTTCAAGGAGACAGGATGTACGTCGCAAATGATCGAGAAGACGATAAATTGAAGATTGAATCCGAACACTACTGGGTCCGGCAATAGTGATTACGTCCACGATCGTTTCCCCACCTTGAGTTCACTTCTTTTTCTCCCGCAACCGTTGCACGTGATGAGGCAACCGCTCCAGCAGGGCATCGATGTCGGCTTGAGTGGTCTGCCAGCCCCAGCTCAGGCGTAGGCAGGAGCGAGCTTCGGTGGGAGTGAGACCCATCGCCAGCAGAACAGGACTTGGTCCCAGGGCACCCGAGGAGCAAGCCGATCCTGTCGAGACAGCAACTCCATCCAGATCAAGCGAGATCAGCAGAGTCTCTGCGCTCAAGCCTTGAAAGCCGACGTTGAGGGTGTTGGGTAGCAGAAATTGTGGATCTCCATTCAAGAAGAAACCTTCCACGGTCTGTAATCTCTCCAGAACCTGCTGCTGAAAGCTACGCAACCGCTCGGAGAGTTGAGGTTGTTGCTTGAGCACCCAGGCTAGGGCTGAAGCAAAACCAACAGCCAACGCGACGCTCTCGGTTCCAGCGCGCCGAACTCGTTCCTGCTTGCCCCCAGTGATCATGGGAGTGAAGGCCGAACCCTCTCGCACGTAGAGCAAACCAATTCCACCAGGTCCTCCAAGCTTGTGTGCGGTGGCTGTGGCGTAGTTCACTCCCAGTTCCTGCCAGGAAACAGGCACTCTTCCCAAGATTTGAACACTGTCGGTGTGCAGTGGAATTCCATGTTGCTGGGCAATGATCTGGAGTTCTGCAATCGGCTGAATTACACCAGTTTCATTGTTGGCACCCATCACGCTGAGGAGGCAGGTCTCTGGACGAATCAGTTCTGGCAGTGCCTCTGGCAGCACACGACCTCCACGGTCAACTGGCAGCAGATCCAAGGAAGCTCGTCCTTGTTCGGCCAAATGCTGTGCGGTTTCCAGTAGCGAAGGATGTTCGAGTGGGGAAAGAATCCAATGATTTGGCTTGTCCGCCTGCAGAAATTGTCGGAGGATCGCATTGTTGCTTTCACTGCCACCGCTGGTGAAACACAGTTCCTGGTATTCCACCCCCATCAACGAGGCTAGTTTTCGACGGGCCTCTTCCAGGCGATTCCGGGCTCGACGTCCGGGTCCATGTGGGCTGGATGGATTGCCGTAGCTGGTGGCCTGAACGGTCTGCATTGCTTCCCACACTTCGGGTAGCAGCGGAGCGGTGGCGTTGTAATCCAGATAGTGTTCGTTTGAGTTCATTGCATGTTGTTTGATTGCTGGAGACGTTGCTGCCTACTGTTGCTCTTGAGTCTGTGGTTGCCCGGAATGTTGGACGCCCAGGGTACGAATTTTTTCCGTGTGCCAAAGAAGCAGCCCCCGGTACAAAAGGAGGAAGCCCCACCCCCACCTCCAACGCCTGTCCGACCACCGCCAAAACCCCAGCTGACTCCTCCACCTCCTGCGAATCATTCGGTTTCTGATGTGATTTTCCTGCTGGATACTTCCGGCTCGATGGATGCCTTTCTGCCGGGACAGAAACAGAGCAAGCTGAAGTCAGCCCAGAAGGCGCTGGATTTCTTTGCTCTGAACATGCTTCAAGGCACTCGCTTTCAGCTGTGGAGTTTCAACGCCCGCTTGACGCAACACCCGAACTCTCCAGCGGCCAAGAGCAAGCAGATTATTTTTGAAGAAATTGGTCCTTCTGGTTCGGTTGTCCGTCAGCACCTGCAGCAGCAGATTGCTGGACTAGAGACTCGTGGTGGAACGAATCTCTACCAGGCGATCTTTGAGGCTCTGCGATATTTCCGCTCGCCAAGCTACCAAGTTCCTGAAGCGAATGTAAAGCGCTTCCCTGTCGTGGTGCTGCTGGCCGATGGTCAGGACGATGGCTACTCGGCGATCAATCGCACCCAGGTGCTGCAAAAACGTAAGCAGGTTGAGGAGGTTGAGGTCAAGGTGATCGGCTTCGGTGTCACCCCCAATAGTGAAACACATCGCCAACTCTGTGAGTTGGCCCGTCCGGCAGCCGATTGCCTAGTTACGTCATCATCCACGGAATTACAGACGCTGATCCGTTCCTTCACCCGCTCCTGAACATCATTTCGGAGAATCCATGCGTTGTACCAAGATCATTTGTACCATCGGCCCTTCCAGCTGTGAACCAGAAATGCTGCGACGCCTGCAGCAAGCTGGTATGAACATCGCCCGCCTGAACCTCTCTCATGGTGACCATAACACCCACGGTGAAGTCGTGCGCCGGATTCGTGACCTAAACCAGACCCTCAAGTATCCGGTAGCGGTGATGTTGGATACCCAGGGACCTGAAATTCGCACTGGTCTCAACGAAGTTGATCTAATCGTGGGGGATGAACTTAGGGTCACGATGCCTCCAACCGAGGAACAAGCGGATCCGCCTGTCAACACGCTGCACGTCAACTACCAGTACCTAATTGATGAAGTGAAACTGGGTCAATCGCTCTCCGTGGATAGCGGCCTCGTCAAGCTCAAGGTGCTCAGTCGGGAAGAAGATCATCTGCGCTGTGAGGTGATTCATGGTGGCTTCCTCAAGGGGCGCCGACATGTGAACCTACCAGGAGTGGCAGTGCAGCTGCCTTCCATCACGGCCAAGGACAAGGAAGACTTGCTATTTGCCAAGGAAATGGATCTTGACGGCATTGCGCTCTCCTTTGTGCGGAACGCGGACGCTGTGCGTGAAGCCAAGGAGATCCTTGGAGATGAGAGCAAGGGGATGAAGATTATCGCCAAGATCGAGAACCAGGAAGGTGTGGAAAACATGGAGCAGATCCTGGAGGAGGCTGATGGAA
This region includes:
- a CDS encoding cysteine desulfurase family protein, producing the protein MNSNEHYLDYNATAPLLPEVWEAMQTVQATSYGNPSSPHGPGRRARNRLEEARRKLASLMGVEYQELCFTSGGSESNNAILRQFLQADKPNHWILSPLEHPSLLETAQHLAEQGRASLDLLPVDRGGRVLPEALPELIRPETCLLSVMGANNETGVIQPIAELQIIAQQHGIPLHTDSVQILGRVPVSWQELGVNYATATAHKLGGPGGIGLLYVREGSAFTPMITGGKQERVRRAGTESVALAVGFASALAWVLKQQPQLSERLRSFQQQVLERLQTVEGFFLNGDPQFLLPNTLNVGFQGLSAETLLISLDLDGVAVSTGSACSSGALGPSPVLLAMGLTPTEARSCLRLSWGWQTTQADIDALLERLPHHVQRLREKKK
- the pyk gene encoding pyruvate kinase; the protein is MRCTKIICTIGPSSCEPEMLRRLQQAGMNIARLNLSHGDHNTHGEVVRRIRDLNQTLKYPVAVMLDTQGPEIRTGLNEVDLIVGDELRVTMPPTEEQADPPVNTLHVNYQYLIDEVKLGQSLSVDSGLVKLKVLSREEDHLRCEVIHGGFLKGRRHVNLPGVAVQLPSITAKDKEDLLFAKEMDLDGIALSFVRNADAVREAKEILGDESKGMKIIAKIENQEGVENMEQILEEADGIMVARGDLGLEVDMEELPQLQRRMAYLCAIHGKRLIVATHLLESMIEFPVPTRAEVTDVANAVYEQADAVMLSGETASGKFPVEAVETLDRIVRRTERYPGVDYASKMNLSSARMHLAAAAAQMASELQFKGFVAITQFGRGAEYISNMRPRGLPIYAFTNSARTYRTLLFCRSVYPFLVEDFSINPEFTLEQALRTLRDREGYQRGEQFMILANILTAEGFVNSLQVRKIP
- a CDS encoding VWA domain-containing protein codes for the protein MLFDCWRRCCLLLLLSLWLPGMLDAQGTNFFRVPKKQPPVQKEEAPPPPPTPVRPPPKPQLTPPPPANHSVSDVIFLLDTSGSMDAFLPGQKQSKLKSAQKALDFFALNMLQGTRFQLWSFNARLTQHPNSPAAKSKQIIFEEIGPSGSVVRQHLQQQIAGLETRGGTNLYQAIFEALRYFRSPSYQVPEANVKRFPVVVLLADGQDDGYSAINRTQVLQKRKQVEEVEVKVIGFGVTPNSETHRQLCELARPAADCLVTSSSTELQTLIRSFTRS